The following proteins are encoded in a genomic region of Streptomyces sp. NBC_01723:
- a CDS encoding serine/threonine-protein kinase, protein MSGEAGVGITGSGAEPLEDDDPRRIGPVPLLGRLGAGGMGRVYLGVHEGRYAAVKQVLTSVAGEDKDFLRRFGHELDNLARLPAGATAPLLAGDRDARPPWFATAYVPGITLREAVDLHGPLPPAALWLLLKDAATGLAAVHALDMVHRDLKPSNAMLTLDGLTLIDFGVARAADQSQLTRTGMVVGTPAYMSPEQASGKRASSGVVDVFALGSVIAYAASGRPPFGDESGHAVLYRIVHEEPDLQPLRELDPELADVVAACLDKDHEGRPTAAELVERAALHAPSAAPLWPAVITERLAERAAFAARTPDPSVLTVPLTPQGRTTEAEKEPEGKPEKEPEAVTPRKERRRRILPVFVPVVVVVAGGTLAFQLLPYVTDSSDAAGPKGPSSSVTATATRSPSGTAADGSAKPSPSTAASSSKKPEPGAKESGTAPGAGPGADNGNAGAKGDGDSGTGSRGDAAGAGDSGSGAGGGGGSSSGDDTGADAPSTDGTVLRNGSTGHCVTGSQGGVRPGSCTDDAAVWDLRGTSSGTYRIVHRATGNCLSSYGALHSGFCSSQSGQEWRLGPGDSVVATNTGRCMEESTVSGMLMMQTCDGSALQRWTRG, encoded by the coding sequence TTGAGCGGGGAAGCCGGAGTCGGCATCACGGGCAGTGGCGCCGAGCCGTTGGAGGACGACGACCCGCGCCGGATCGGACCGGTCCCGCTGCTGGGCCGGCTCGGGGCGGGCGGCATGGGCCGCGTCTACCTCGGCGTCCACGAGGGCCGGTACGCGGCCGTCAAGCAGGTCCTGACCTCGGTCGCCGGCGAGGACAAGGACTTCCTGCGCCGTTTCGGACACGAGCTGGACAACCTCGCCCGGCTGCCCGCCGGGGCCACCGCGCCGCTGCTCGCGGGTGACCGGGACGCCCGGCCGCCGTGGTTCGCCACCGCCTACGTGCCCGGCATCACCCTGCGCGAGGCCGTCGACCTGCACGGGCCCCTGCCCCCGGCGGCGCTGTGGCTCCTGCTCAAGGACGCCGCCACCGGACTGGCGGCGGTGCACGCCCTGGACATGGTCCACCGCGACCTCAAGCCGTCCAACGCGATGCTCACCCTCGACGGCCTCACCCTCATCGACTTCGGCGTGGCCAGGGCCGCCGACCAGAGCCAGTTGACCAGGACCGGCATGGTGGTGGGCACGCCCGCCTACATGTCGCCCGAACAGGCCTCCGGAAAACGGGCGTCGAGCGGCGTCGTGGACGTGTTCGCGCTGGGCTCGGTGATCGCGTATGCCGCCTCGGGCCGGCCGCCCTTCGGAGACGAGTCCGGGCACGCCGTGCTGTACCGCATCGTGCACGAGGAGCCCGACCTCCAGCCGCTGCGCGAGCTGGACCCCGAACTCGCCGATGTCGTCGCGGCCTGCCTCGACAAGGACCACGAGGGCCGGCCGACCGCCGCCGAGCTGGTCGAACGCGCCGCGCTCCACGCCCCGTCGGCCGCACCGTTGTGGCCCGCGGTGATCACCGAACGGCTGGCCGAGCGGGCCGCCTTCGCCGCACGTACGCCCGACCCCAGTGTGCTCACGGTGCCCCTGACACCGCAGGGGCGGACGACGGAGGCGGAGAAGGAGCCCGAAGGGAAGCCGGAGAAGGAGCCGGAGGCGGTGACACCCCGCAAGGAGCGCCGCCGCCGCATCCTGCCCGTGTTCGTCCCCGTCGTGGTCGTCGTGGCGGGCGGCACCCTCGCCTTCCAACTCCTGCCCTACGTCACCGACTCCAGCGACGCCGCGGGGCCCAAGGGTCCCTCCTCGTCCGTCACGGCCACCGCCACCAGGTCCCCGTCGGGTACGGCCGCCGACGGATCCGCGAAGCCCTCGCCCTCCACCGCCGCGTCCTCCTCGAAGAAGCCGGAGCCCGGTGCGAAGGAGTCGGGGACCGCACCCGGAGCGGGCCCCGGCGCGGACAACGGCAACGCCGGCGCGAAGGGCGACGGCGACTCGGGTACCGGCTCGCGCGGTGACGCCGCCGGCGCGGGCGACAGCGGCAGTGGCGCCGGCGGGGGCGGCGGTTCCTCCTCGGGCGACGACACCGGGGCCGACGCCCCGTCCACGGACGGCACCGTCCTGCGCAACGGATCGACCGGGCACTGCGTCACCGGGTCGCAGGGCGGCGTCCGCCCCGGCTCCTGTACCGACGACGCCGCCGTCTGGGACCTGCGCGGGACGTCCTCCGGCACCTACCGGATCGTCCACAGGGCGACCGGCAACTGCCTGAGCAGCTACGGCGCCCTCCACAGCGGTTTCTGCAGCTCGCAGAGTGGTCAGGAGTGGCGCCTGGGCCCGGGCGACTCCGTCGTCGCCACCAACACCGGCAGGTGCATGGAGGAGTCGACGGTGAGCGGCATGCTCATGATGCAGACCTGCGACGGCTCGGCGCTCCAGCGCTGGACCCGGGGGTGA
- a CDS encoding PLD nuclease N-terminal domain-containing protein, with amino-acid sequence MLRVLMFLVPLALSVYAFIDCISTKDADIRHMPKPLWAILVLVFPLVGSISWIIAGKKRQPAGASPRAGGGRRQWVAPDDNPDFLKSLGKEPDNGPAEDEARDTDGDTDGDGDGGKDRDSDKDDRPDGGRGGK; translated from the coding sequence ATGCTCCGGGTGCTGATGTTCCTCGTGCCACTGGCCCTGAGCGTCTACGCGTTCATCGACTGCATCAGCACGAAGGACGCCGACATCCGCCACATGCCCAAGCCGCTGTGGGCGATCCTCGTGCTGGTGTTCCCGCTGGTCGGGTCCATCTCCTGGATCATCGCCGGCAAGAAGCGGCAGCCGGCGGGAGCGTCGCCCCGGGCGGGCGGCGGCCGGCGGCAGTGGGTCGCGCCGGACGACAACCCGGACTTCCTGAAGTCCCTGGGGAAGGAGCCGGACAACGGCCCGGCCGAGGACGAGGCCCGCGACACGGACGGGGACACGGACGGGGACGGGGACGGCGGCAAGGACCGGGACTCCGACAAGGACGACAGGCCGGACGGCGGGCGCGGCGGGAAGTAA
- a CDS encoding menaquinone biosynthesis decarboxylase translates to MAYDDLRSLLRALEREGDLKRIKAEVDPYLEVGEIVDRVNKAGGPALLFENVKGSDMPLAMNVFGTDRRLLKALGLKSYSDISDKIGGLLRPELPQGFVGMREAFGKLGTMTHVPPKKVKPGSAPVQETVLTGDDVDLDRLPALFTWPDDGGSFFNLGLTHTKDPETGIRNLGLYRLQRHDKRTIGMHWQIHKDSRNHYQVAARRGERLPVAIAFGCPPAVTYASTAPLPGDIDEYLFAGFLQGKRVEMVDCKTVPLQVPAQAEVVIEGWLEPGEMLPEGPFGDHTGFYTPQEPFPALKIDCVTMRKRPLLQSIVVGRPPTEDGPLGRATERFFLPLLKIIVPDIVDYHLPEAGGFHNCAIVSIDKKYPKHAQKVMHAIWGAHMMSLTKLIVVVDSDCDVHDLHEVAWRALGNTDYGRDLTVVEGPVDHLDHASYQQFWGGKAGIDATRKLPEEGYTRDGGWPDMVLSDPDTAAKVDRRWKEYGL, encoded by the coding sequence ATGGCTTACGACGATCTTCGCTCCCTGCTCAGGGCGCTGGAGCGCGAGGGCGACCTCAAGCGCATCAAGGCCGAGGTGGACCCGTACCTGGAAGTCGGGGAGATCGTCGACCGGGTGAACAAGGCCGGCGGCCCCGCCCTCCTCTTCGAGAACGTGAAGGGCTCCGACATGCCCCTCGCGATGAACGTCTTCGGTACCGACCGCCGTCTGCTCAAGGCCCTCGGGCTCAAGTCGTACTCCGACATCTCCGACAAGATCGGCGGCCTGCTCCGTCCCGAGCTGCCGCAGGGCTTCGTCGGGATGCGCGAGGCGTTCGGGAAGCTCGGCACGATGACGCACGTGCCGCCGAAGAAGGTGAAGCCGGGCAGCGCGCCCGTCCAGGAGACCGTCCTCACCGGCGACGACGTCGACCTCGACCGGCTCCCCGCCCTCTTCACCTGGCCGGACGACGGCGGCTCCTTCTTCAACCTGGGCCTCACCCACACCAAGGACCCGGAGACGGGCATCCGGAACCTGGGCCTGTACCGGCTCCAGCGCCACGACAAGCGCACCATCGGCATGCACTGGCAGATCCACAAGGACAGCCGGAACCACTACCAGGTGGCCGCCCGGCGCGGCGAGCGCCTGCCGGTCGCCATCGCCTTCGGCTGCCCGCCCGCCGTGACCTACGCCTCCACCGCCCCGCTCCCCGGCGACATCGACGAGTACCTGTTCGCCGGGTTCCTGCAGGGCAAGCGGGTCGAGATGGTCGACTGCAAGACGGTCCCGCTCCAGGTCCCCGCGCAGGCCGAGGTCGTCATCGAGGGCTGGCTGGAGCCCGGCGAGATGCTCCCCGAGGGCCCCTTCGGCGACCACACCGGCTTCTACACCCCGCAGGAGCCCTTCCCCGCCCTGAAGATCGACTGCGTGACGATGCGGAAGCGCCCGCTCCTCCAGTCGATCGTGGTCGGCCGCCCGCCGACGGAGGACGGCCCGCTGGGACGGGCGACGGAACGCTTCTTCCTCCCGCTCCTCAAGATCATCGTCCCGGACATCGTGGACTACCACCTCCCCGAGGCCGGCGGCTTCCACAACTGCGCGATCGTCTCGATCGACAAGAAGTACCCCAAGCACGCCCAGAAGGTCATGCACGCCATCTGGGGCGCCCACATGATGTCCCTGACCAAGCTGATCGTGGTCGTGGACTCCGACTGCGACGTCCACGACCTGCACGAGGTCGCCTGGCGCGCGCTCGGCAACACCGACTACGGGCGCGACCTGACCGTCGTGGAGGGCCCGGTCGACCACCTCGACCACGCCTCCTACCAGCAGTTCTGGGGCGGCAAGGCGGGCATCGACGCGACGCGGAAGCTGCCCGAGGAGGGCTACACGCGCGACGGGGGCTGGCCGGACATGGTGCTGTCCGACCCGGATACGGCGGCGAAGGTCGACCGCCGCTGGAAGGAGTACGGACTGTGA
- the mqnP gene encoding menaquinone biosynthesis prenyltransferase MqnP: MTSASAALPHQPGRTKAFLRLVMIEHSVFALPFAYIAALTAMYEWDENIHWGRLLLVTVAMVGLRTFAMAVNRIIDREIDARNPRTAHRELVTGAMSVRHAWTGALIALVVFLGAAALLNPLCLALAPIAVIPMVVYPYGKRFTNFPQAILGLAQAMGPIGGWLAVTGSWSWDAVILGLAVGIWIGGFDLIYACQDVETDREVGVKSVPARFGVPAAVWGARACHTVTTALFVWYALATDAGVLFWLGLLIVAGAFVYEHTIVRPTDLTRLNRAFFSVNGFIGIALFVCALLDLLVRGLTV, translated from the coding sequence GTGACGTCGGCATCCGCCGCGCTGCCGCATCAGCCGGGGCGCACCAAGGCGTTCCTGCGCCTGGTGATGATCGAGCACTCGGTCTTCGCCCTGCCCTTCGCCTACATCGCCGCCCTGACCGCGATGTACGAGTGGGACGAGAACATCCACTGGGGCCGGCTGCTCCTGGTCACCGTCGCCATGGTCGGCCTGCGCACCTTCGCGATGGCGGTCAACCGGATCATCGACCGCGAGATCGACGCCCGCAACCCGCGCACCGCCCACCGCGAACTGGTCACCGGCGCGATGTCGGTCCGGCACGCCTGGACCGGCGCGCTCATCGCCCTGGTCGTCTTCCTGGGCGCGGCGGCCCTGCTCAACCCGCTCTGCCTCGCGCTCGCCCCCATCGCGGTGATCCCGATGGTGGTCTACCCGTACGGCAAGCGGTTCACGAACTTCCCGCAGGCCATCCTCGGCCTCGCCCAGGCGATGGGCCCGATCGGCGGCTGGCTCGCCGTCACCGGCAGCTGGTCCTGGGACGCGGTGATCCTCGGCCTCGCGGTCGGCATCTGGATCGGCGGCTTCGACCTGATCTACGCCTGCCAGGACGTCGAGACGGACCGCGAGGTCGGCGTGAAGTCGGTCCCGGCCCGCTTCGGCGTCCCGGCGGCCGTCTGGGGGGCCCGCGCCTGCCACACGGTGACCACCGCACTCTTCGTCTGGTACGCCCTCGCCACCGACGCCGGTGTCCTCTTCTGGCTCGGCCTGCTGATCGTCGCGGGCGCCTTCGTCTACGAGCACACCATCGTCCGGCCCACCGACCTGACCCGCCTCAACAGGGCGTTCTTCAGCGTCAACGGCTTCATCGGCATCGCCCTGTTCGTGTGCGCGCTGCTTGATCTGCTGGTGCGGGGCCTCACGGTCTGA
- a CDS encoding UbiX family flavin prenyltransferase, which produces MPWIVGVSGASGTPYAAAVLRALLAAGESVDLVVSRASRLTLLDETGISFRDAHWQHDLREWLARGADGKPGTFEVDLGDDRVRHWSAGDLAAGPSSGSYRTRGMLIVPASTACVAGVALGLSKDLLQRSASVTLKERRKLVVAVRETPLDGRTLRHLVTLDDAGAAVVPASPAFYAGATHIQDLVDFVAGRVLDAAGVPHDLYRRWRGDLGGARPTT; this is translated from the coding sequence GTGCCTTGGATCGTGGGGGTCTCCGGAGCATCCGGTACCCCCTACGCCGCCGCCGTGCTGCGCGCGCTGCTCGCCGCCGGCGAGAGCGTCGACCTGGTCGTCAGCCGGGCCTCGCGACTCACCCTGCTCGACGAGACCGGCATCTCCTTCCGCGACGCCCACTGGCAGCACGACCTGCGCGAATGGCTGGCCCGCGGAGCCGACGGCAAGCCCGGCACCTTCGAGGTCGACCTCGGCGACGACCGGGTGCGGCACTGGAGCGCCGGCGACCTCGCGGCCGGGCCCTCCTCGGGGTCGTACCGGACGAGGGGCATGCTGATCGTGCCCGCGTCGACGGCGTGCGTGGCCGGAGTGGCGCTGGGGCTGTCGAAGGACCTGCTCCAGCGGTCGGCGAGCGTGACCCTGAAGGAGCGGCGCAAGCTGGTCGTGGCCGTGCGCGAGACCCCGCTGGACGGCCGGACCCTGCGCCACCTGGTGACCCTGGACGACGCCGGCGCGGCCGTGGTGCCCGCGTCCCCCGCCTTCTACGCCGGGGCGACGCACATCCAGGACCTCGTGGACTTCGTCGCCGGACGCGTCCTCGACGCGGCGGGCGTCCCGCACGACCTCTACCGCCGCTGGCGCGGCGACCTCGGCGGGGCCCGCCCCACCACCTGA
- a CDS encoding Lrp/AsnC family transcriptional regulator translates to MDAVDRQLIQALRENGRASYAELGRLVGLSGPSVTDRINRLEAAGVITGYRATVDSASLGLGVIALIGISLSDAADHEDVAQRLKDLSEIEDCWFIAGDDSYMLKVRATDVDGLESIIRRLSGTKGVSRTRTTIVLSTKWENRVGELPEEV, encoded by the coding sequence ATGGACGCGGTGGACAGGCAGCTCATCCAGGCCCTGAGGGAGAACGGCCGGGCCTCCTACGCGGAGCTGGGGCGCCTCGTCGGACTGTCGGGACCCAGCGTCACCGACCGCATCAACCGGCTGGAGGCGGCCGGCGTCATCACCGGCTACCGGGCGACCGTGGACTCCGCCTCGCTCGGACTCGGCGTCATCGCCCTGATCGGCATCTCGCTCTCCGACGCCGCCGACCACGAGGACGTGGCGCAGCGGCTGAAGGACCTGAGCGAGATCGAGGACTGCTGGTTCATCGCCGGCGACGACTCCTACATGCTCAAGGTGCGGGCCACCGACGTGGACGGCCTGGAGAGCATCATCCGCCGCCTCTCGGGTACCAAGGGCGTCTCCCGCACCCGCACCACCATCGTGCTCTCCACGAAGTGGGAGAACCGGGTGGGCGAGCTGCCCGAAGAGGTCTGA
- the mqnE gene encoding aminofutalosine synthase MqnE, whose translation MDAGLKRELEQKVRSGERLTREDGIALYESDDLAWLGGLAHEVRTRKNGDVVHFNVNRHLNMTNVCTASCAYCSFQRKPGEKDAYTMRIEEAVKLAKAMEGENLTELHIVNGLHPNLPWRYYPRSLRELKAALPDVSLKAFTATEIHHFETISGMSASDILDELIDAGLESLTGGGAEIFDWEVRQHIVDHRTHWEDWSRIHRLAHEKGLKTPCTMLYGHIEEPRHRVDHVLRLRELQDETGGFQVFIPLRYQHDFVDMKDGKVRNRLQARTQMATGAEALKTFAVSRLLFDNVPHVKVFWVMHGVQTAQLALQHGADDMDGSVVEYKITHDADDFGTPNKLTREDLLDLIRDAGFRPVERNTRYEIIREFEGPDAQRRESPQPMRV comes from the coding sequence ATGGACGCCGGGCTCAAGCGGGAGCTGGAGCAGAAGGTCCGCTCCGGGGAGCGGCTGACCCGCGAGGACGGCATCGCGCTGTACGAGTCGGACGATCTCGCCTGGCTCGGCGGCCTCGCGCACGAGGTGCGGACGCGGAAGAACGGCGACGTCGTCCACTTCAACGTCAACCGCCACCTCAACATGACCAACGTGTGCACCGCCTCCTGCGCGTACTGCTCCTTCCAGCGCAAGCCGGGGGAGAAGGACGCGTACACGATGCGCATCGAGGAGGCGGTGAAGCTCGCCAAGGCGATGGAGGGCGAGAACCTCACCGAGCTGCACATCGTCAACGGCCTGCACCCGAACCTGCCCTGGCGCTACTACCCGCGCTCCCTGCGGGAGTTGAAGGCCGCCCTGCCGGACGTCTCGCTCAAGGCCTTCACCGCCACCGAGATCCACCACTTCGAGACCATCTCCGGGATGTCCGCCTCCGACATCCTCGACGAGCTGATCGACGCCGGTCTGGAGTCGCTGACCGGCGGTGGCGCGGAGATCTTCGACTGGGAGGTGCGGCAGCACATCGTCGACCACCGCACCCACTGGGAGGACTGGTCGCGCATCCACCGCCTGGCGCACGAGAAGGGTCTGAAGACCCCGTGCACCATGCTCTACGGCCACATCGAGGAACCGCGCCACCGCGTGGACCACGTGCTGCGCCTGCGCGAACTCCAGGACGAGACCGGCGGCTTCCAGGTCTTCATCCCGCTGCGCTACCAGCACGACTTCGTCGACATGAAGGACGGCAAGGTCCGCAACCGGCTCCAGGCGCGCACGCAGATGGCGACCGGCGCGGAGGCCCTGAAGACCTTCGCCGTCTCGCGTCTCCTCTTCGACAACGTCCCGCACGTCAAGGTCTTCTGGGTCATGCACGGCGTCCAGACGGCCCAGCTCGCCCTCCAGCACGGCGCGGACGACATGGACGGCTCGGTGGTCGAGTACAAGATCACCCACGACGCGGACGACTTCGGCACGCCGAACAAGCTGACGCGGGAGGATCTGCTCGACCTGATCCGCGACGCGGGGTTCCGGCCGGTGGAGCGGAACACGCGTTACGAGATCATCCGCGAGTTCGAGGGCCCGGACGCACAGCGCAGGGAGTCGCCGCAGCCGATGCGGGTGTGA
- a CDS encoding GNAT family N-acetyltransferase, protein MSLTFAFDPPVTPDLRDGVLDLWTDVTNAGGSVGFVPPVTREDIRPELLKHLTGMAEGRTRLLVGRDAEGQVAATAFLALNTHRLMGHWLWLYTVMVHPRHQGRGYGRDLMTAAADAARTVDGIEAIRLTCRGGLGLERFYESCGYKEVGRVPGAIRVAPGDDRDDIFLLLPLT, encoded by the coding sequence GTGTCCCTTACCTTCGCCTTCGATCCGCCCGTCACCCCCGACCTCCGCGACGGCGTACTCGACCTGTGGACCGACGTCACCAACGCCGGCGGTTCCGTGGGCTTCGTGCCGCCGGTGACGCGGGAGGACATCCGTCCCGAACTGCTCAAACACCTGACCGGCATGGCCGAGGGCCGCACCCGCCTCCTCGTCGGACGCGACGCGGAGGGGCAGGTGGCCGCCACCGCGTTCCTCGCCCTGAACACGCACCGGCTGATGGGCCACTGGCTGTGGCTCTACACGGTGATGGTCCACCCGCGCCACCAGGGCCGGGGCTACGGCCGGGACCTGATGACCGCCGCCGCGGACGCGGCCCGCACCGTCGACGGCATCGAGGCGATACGCCTCACCTGCCGCGGCGGCCTCGGCCTGGAGCGGTTCTACGAGTCCTGCGGCTACAAGGAGGTCGGCCGGGTGCCCGGCGCGATACGGGTGGCCCCGGGCGACGACCGCGACGACATCTTCCTCCTCCTGCCGCTGACCTGA
- a CDS encoding DUF4229 domain-containing protein, producing MLRYTLMRLGIFVACLVVVWGLVYAGALPRGLGDSNGMWVVLLALLISAPISYVALRKERDRASVQVVGRVDRMKANLEANRGQEDLADDSARAQARTREQTS from the coding sequence ATGCTCCGGTACACGCTGATGCGGCTCGGGATCTTCGTGGCCTGCCTCGTGGTCGTCTGGGGCCTCGTCTACGCCGGCGCGCTCCCGCGCGGCCTCGGTGACTCCAACGGCATGTGGGTCGTCCTGCTCGCCCTGCTGATCTCGGCCCCCATCAGCTACGTCGCGCTGCGCAAGGAGCGGGACCGGGCCTCCGTGCAGGTCGTCGGCCGAGTGGACCGCATGAAGGCCAACCTGGAGGCCAACCGCGGTCAGGAGGACCTCGCCGACGACTCCGCACGGGCGCAGGCGCGGACGCGGGAGCAGACCTCGTAA
- a CDS encoding putative leader peptide, whose protein sequence is MKQAAAPATPPSLGLVARLHVDLCRCASANCRP, encoded by the coding sequence ATGAAGCAAGCAGCCGCGCCCGCCACACCGCCGAGCCTCGGGCTCGTGGCGCGCCTGCACGTGGACCTCTGTCGGTGCGCGTCCGCGAACTGTCGCCCCTGA
- a CDS encoding dicarboxylate/amino acid:cation symporter, which translates to MSVSSETSKSSVSSVTKYFKVPFWAQILAGLVLGVLLGWLARSQDISWLVTTLEKVGDTFIGLLKLAVAPLVFFAILVSITNLRKVNNAARLASRTLLWFMITSLIAVAIGLVIGLVTNPGAGTGLTPADGAKPEHTGSWIDFLTGIVPTDVITPFTELNVLQIVFMAAVAGIAALQLGEKAQPILNLSESILELLQKALWWVIRLAPLGTVGLIGNAIATYGWDLIGKYATFTADIYVGCAIVMFVVYPTLLATVAKASPIQFFKGAWPAIQLAFVSRSSVGTMPLTQKVTERLGVPKEYASFAVPFGATTKMDGCAAIYPAIAAIFVAQIFDIQLGIGDYLLIAFVSVVGSAATAGLTGATVMLTLTLSTLGLPMEGVGLLLAIDPILDMMRTATNVAGQALIPVIVSAREGILDRKAYDEAHASPIDEPEREKQAPEPVPAAA; encoded by the coding sequence ATGTCCGTGTCTTCAGAGACTTCAAAGTCTTCCGTGTCCTCGGTCACGAAGTACTTCAAGGTGCCCTTCTGGGCCCAGATACTCGCCGGCCTCGTGCTCGGCGTCCTGCTCGGCTGGCTGGCCCGCAGCCAGGACATATCCTGGCTGGTCACCACCCTGGAGAAGGTCGGTGACACCTTCATCGGCCTGCTGAAGCTGGCCGTCGCACCGCTCGTCTTCTTCGCGATCCTGGTGTCGATCACCAACCTGCGGAAGGTCAACAACGCGGCCCGCCTGGCGTCCCGCACCCTCCTCTGGTTCATGATCACCTCGCTGATCGCGGTGGCCATCGGTCTCGTCATCGGCCTGGTCACCAACCCGGGCGCCGGCACCGGCCTCACCCCGGCGGACGGCGCCAAGCCCGAGCACACCGGTTCCTGGATCGACTTCCTGACCGGCATCGTGCCCACCGACGTCATCACGCCCTTCACCGAGCTGAACGTCCTGCAGATCGTCTTCATGGCCGCCGTCGCCGGCATCGCCGCCCTCCAGCTCGGCGAGAAGGCCCAGCCGATCCTGAACCTGAGCGAGTCGATCCTCGAACTCCTCCAGAAGGCCCTGTGGTGGGTCATCCGCCTCGCCCCGCTCGGCACCGTCGGCCTCATCGGCAACGCCATCGCCACCTACGGCTGGGACCTGATCGGCAAGTACGCCACCTTCACCGCCGACATCTACGTCGGCTGCGCCATCGTGATGTTCGTGGTCTACCCGACGCTGCTCGCCACCGTCGCCAAGGCCAGCCCGATCCAGTTCTTCAAGGGCGCCTGGCCCGCGATCCAGCTGGCCTTCGTCTCCCGCTCCTCGGTCGGCACCATGCCGCTGACCCAGAAGGTCACCGAGCGCCTCGGCGTCCCGAAGGAGTACGCGTCCTTCGCCGTGCCGTTCGGCGCGACGACCAAGATGGACGGCTGCGCCGCGATCTACCCGGCGATCGCCGCGATCTTCGTCGCGCAGATCTTCGACATCCAGCTCGGCATCGGCGACTACCTGCTGATCGCCTTCGTCTCGGTGGTCGGCTCCGCCGCCACGGCGGGCCTCACCGGCGCGACGGTCATGCTGACGCTGACCCTCTCCACCCTGGGCCTGCCCATGGAGGGCGTCGGCCTGCTCCTCGCCATCGACCCGATCCTGGACATGATGCGCACCGCGACGAACGTCGCCGGACAGGCGCTGATCCCGGTCATCGTCTCGGCCCGCGAGGGCATCCTCGACCGCAAGGCCTACGACGAGGCGCACGCCTCGCCGATCGACGAGCCGGAGCGCGAGAAGCAGGCCCCGGAGCCGGTCCCGGCCGCCGCCTGA
- a CDS encoding TetR/AcrR family transcriptional regulator: MGAGKTKRMPRAVREQQMLDAAVRVFGQRGYMAASMDEIAELAGVSKPLVYLYLNSKDDLFTACIRREARALAEAVRAGVRPGLSADGQLWSGLRAFFTHTARYPDAWRVLHLHARTHGERFAAEVAAMREEIVAFVTQLIAAAARDAHRDPHLPEGEVAGLAEALVGAAESLADWAGATEGVTARQAAATLMNFAWAGLGDLMAGRPWSEPEDAGPEPLAQAAG, encoded by the coding sequence ATGGGTGCCGGGAAGACCAAGCGGATGCCGCGTGCGGTGCGTGAGCAGCAGATGCTGGACGCCGCCGTGCGCGTCTTCGGACAGCGCGGGTACATGGCGGCGTCGATGGACGAGATCGCCGAACTGGCGGGTGTCTCCAAGCCGCTGGTGTACCTGTACCTGAACTCGAAGGACGACCTGTTCACCGCGTGCATCCGGCGCGAGGCCCGGGCCCTCGCCGAGGCGGTCCGGGCCGGCGTGCGTCCGGGGCTGTCCGCGGACGGGCAACTGTGGTCGGGGCTGCGGGCGTTCTTCACGCACACCGCGCGGTACCCGGACGCGTGGCGGGTGCTGCATCTGCACGCCCGTACCCACGGTGAGCGGTTCGCGGCCGAGGTGGCGGCGATGCGCGAGGAGATCGTCGCGTTCGTGACGCAGCTCATCGCGGCGGCGGCGCGGGACGCGCACCGCGATCCGCATCTGCCCGAGGGCGAGGTCGCGGGGCTCGCCGAGGCGCTGGTAGGCGCGGCCGAGTCGCTCGCCGACTGGGCGGGCGCCACCGAGGGCGTCACCGCGAGGCAGGCGGCGGCGACCCTGATGAACTTCGCCTGGGCGGGCCTGGGCGACCTGATGGCGGGCCGCCCCTGGTCCGAGCCCGAGGACGCCGGACCGGAGCCGCTGGCTCAGGCCGCCGGGTAG